The proteins below are encoded in one region of Triticum aestivum cultivar Chinese Spring chromosome 1B, IWGSC CS RefSeq v2.1, whole genome shotgun sequence:
- the LOC123102764 gene encoding F-box/LRR-repeat protein 14, whose translation MSSSPGRSWSRKLNCSMEDLPEALLTEILNRITRTGDLNSLSLVSKQLYKIEGNQRDAIRVGSGLCTATEALTSFCARFPNLRKVEIDYSGWITGHGNQLDNKGLSVFSSHCSSLIDLTLSFCSHIDDSGLACLAYCKTLVSLRLNSAPKITSVGLFSVAVGCTSLSALHLIGCEKIDSVEWLEYLGRDGSLEELVVKNCKKINHHDFLKFGSGWMKLQKFEFERKRGKYDLLDPGNVVYDSSYNAHSMDVYDFFCESLKDLRLAHIKTWPDVGLRVVLGKCKALEKLCLEYVHALNDNDIIALSRSCINLKSISLWLNLQLYSSDVGYCETRTSFTDSSLYTLALNCRMLQMVDLSFTGCSRDWPSEIGFTQEGFLVLIQSYPIRVLVLNNANFFDDEGMKALTSSPHLETLELILCHAVTDAGMRFIAHTPCLSNLTLRMCHNVTDVGVAELGFVHKLESLVIEYCGEVSLEAAHGVAKSVHYSKDCSDALMNAIGLGAQ comes from the exons atgtcctcCTCTCCCGGCCGGTCGTGGTCAAGGAAG CTGAATTGTTCGATGGAGGACCTACCGGAGGCTCTACTAACAGAGATTCTCAACAGGATCACCAGGACAGGTGATCTGAATTCCCTTTCCCTCGTGTCAAAGCAGCTCTACAAGATAGAGGGGAATCAAAGGGATGCTATCCGTGTTGGTTCCGGTCTTTGTACAGCTACAGAAGCACTGACATCATTCTGCGCCCGGTTCCCAAATCTGCGGAAAGTGGAAATCGATTACTCTGGTTGGATAACTGGACATGGAAATCAGTTGGACAACAAAGGCCTTTCTGTGTTTTCATCTCACTGTTCCTCGCTGATTGACCTCACCTTAAGCTTCTGCTCACACATCGATGACTCTGGGCTTGCTTGTTTAGCTTATTGCAAGACATTGGTGTCTCTCAGGCTCAACTCCGCACCAAAAATAACGTCAGTTGGGCTTTTCTCGGTTGCAGTTGGCTGCACAAGTCTATCTGCTCTCCACCTCATTGGTTGCGAGAAAATTGACAGTGTAGAGTGGCTGGAATACCTTGGTAGGGATGGATCGTTGGAAGAGCTTGTAGTGAAGAATTGCAAAAAAATCAATCATCATGACTTCCTAAAGTTTGGTTCAGGATGGATGAAGCTCCAGAAGTTTGAGTTTGAGAGGAAAAGAGGAAAATATGATCTTCTTGATCCAGGTAATGTGGTCTATGACTCCTCGTACAATGCTCACAGCATGGATGTATACGATTTCTTCTGTGAGAGCTTGAAGGATTTAAGGTTGGCGCATATTAAAACTTGGCCAGATGTAGGACTTCGTGTTGTCCTAGGGAAGTGTAAAGCACTGGAGAAGCTTTGCCTTGAGTATGTTCATGCCCTAAATGATAATGACATAATTGCATTATCTCGGAGCTGCATCAACCTTAAAAGCATCTCACTTTGGCTCAACCTGCAGCTTTACTCTAGTGATGTTGGGTATTGTGAAACCAGGACGTCATTTACTGATAGCAGCCTTTACACTCTAGCCCTAAACTGCCGTATGCTTCAGATGGTAGACCTCAGCTTTACAGGATGTTCTCGTGACTGGCCATCAGAAATAGGATTCACACAAGAGGGTTTTCTGGTGCTCATTCAGTCCTACCCGATTCGTGTTCTCGTGCTCAACAACGCCAACTTCTTTGATGACGAGGGGATGAAGGCCCTCACATCCTCACCTCATCTGGAGACACTCGAGCTTATATTGTGCCATGCGGTAACTGATGCTGGGATGCGCTTCATTGCGCACACCCCATGCTTGAGTAATCTCACACTTCGGATGTGTCATAACGTTACTGATGTCGGAGTGGCTGAACTGGGATTTGTACATAAGTTAGAGTCTTTGGTCATTGAGTATTGTGGTGAGGTCTCTCTAGAAGCTGCGCATGGTGTTGCCAAGTCGGTTCACTACTCCAAGGACTGTTCAGATGCCCTTATGAATGCAATTGGTCTTGGCGCCCAATGA